A genomic stretch from Bacillus sp. N1-1 includes:
- the rpmE gene encoding 50S ribosomal protein L31, with the protein MKQAIHPGYETIKVRCACGNEFETGSTKQDGVSVEVCSECHPFYTGRQKFNDAGGRVDKFRKKYNLKG; encoded by the coding sequence ATGAAACAAGCGATTCATCCTGGTTATGAAACCATTAAGGTAAGATGTGCTTGCGGTAACGAATTCGAAACTGGTTCTACAAAACAGGACGGCGTGAGCGTAGAGGTTTGCTCTGAGTGCCATCCATTCTATACTGGACGTCAGAAGTTCAATGACGCTGGTGGACGCGTAGATAAGTTTAGAAAAAAATACAACCTAAAAGGTTAA
- the prfA gene encoding peptide chain release factor 1, with amino-acid sequence MLDRLEIVEERYDKLNQLLSDPEVINDTTKLREYSKEQSSLEETVQVYREYKEILEGIQDAKAMLEEEKDAEMREMVKAELSELTPKEEEYAERLRVLLLPKDPNDDKNVIIEVRGAAGGDEAALFAGDLYKMYSRFAEMQGWKSEVIESSSTELGGFKEVIFMINGAGAYSKMKYENGAHRVQRVPSTESGGRIHTSTATVAVLPEAEEVEVDIHDKDIRVDTFTSSGPGGQSVNTTMSAVRLTHTPTGVVVSCQDEKSQIKNKEKAMKVLRARVYDKFQQEAQKEYDDNRKSAVGTGDRSERIRTYNFPQNRVTDHRINLTIQKLDQILQGKLDEFIDALITEEQTRLMAEAGE; translated from the coding sequence TTGTTAGACCGTTTAGAAATTGTAGAAGAACGTTATGATAAGTTAAATCAGTTGTTGAGTGATCCAGAAGTCATTAATGACACGACGAAACTCCGGGAATATTCCAAAGAGCAATCAAGTCTTGAGGAAACCGTTCAGGTGTATCGTGAATATAAGGAAATTCTCGAAGGCATTCAAGATGCGAAAGCGATGCTTGAGGAAGAAAAAGATGCAGAAATGCGTGAAATGGTGAAGGCTGAGCTTTCCGAGCTTACACCTAAAGAAGAAGAGTATGCCGAGCGCTTGCGAGTGCTACTTCTTCCAAAAGACCCGAACGATGACAAGAACGTTATTATCGAGGTTCGTGGAGCAGCGGGTGGAGATGAGGCCGCTCTATTTGCAGGTGACTTGTACAAAATGTACAGCCGCTTTGCTGAAATGCAAGGTTGGAAGTCTGAAGTCATTGAATCGAGTTCAACCGAGCTCGGTGGTTTTAAAGAGGTTATCTTTATGATCAACGGTGCCGGCGCTTATTCAAAAATGAAGTATGAGAACGGGGCACACCGCGTTCAGCGCGTTCCGTCAACGGAATCAGGTGGTCGTATTCATACGTCTACAGCAACGGTTGCTGTGCTTCCTGAAGCAGAAGAAGTAGAAGTTGACATTCACGATAAAGACATTCGTGTTGATACCTTTACTTCAAGTGGACCAGGTGGACAGAGTGTTAATACAACGATGTCAGCCGTTCGCTTAACGCATACGCCGACGGGTGTTGTTGTATCTTGTCAGGATGAAAAGTCACAGATCAAGAACAAAGAAAAAGCGATGAAGGTTCTTCGTGCTCGTGTGTATGATAAGTTCCAGCAGGAAGCACAGAAAGAGTATGACGATAACCGCAAATCCGCTGTTGGTACTGGTGACCGGTCTGAACGGATTCGCACATACAACTTCCCGCAAAACCGCGTAACGGATCACAGAATTAACTTAACGATCCAAAAGCTTGACCAGATCCTTCAAGGTAAGCTTGATGAGTTCATTGATGCGCTTATTACAGAAGAACAAACGCGCTTAATGGCGGAAGCTGGTGAGTGA
- the glpX gene encoding class II fructose-bisphosphatase, whose translation MERSLTMELVRVTEAAALASARWMGRGKKEEADDAATTAMRDVFDTVPMKGTVVIGEGEMDEAPMLYIGEKLGTGYGPRVDVAVDPLEGTNIVAAGTWNALAVLAVADHGNLLHAPDMYMDKIAVGPKAVGKIDINASVHDNLKAVAEAKGKEIEDCVAVILDRKRHELIIEEVRAAGARIKLISDGDVAAAINTAFDDTGVDILFGSGGAPEGVLAAVALKCLGGEIQGKLLPQNEEELKRCNEMGIHDVSRVLYMEDLVKGEDAIFAATGVTDGELLKGVRFQGTSGTTQSVVMRAKSGTVRFIDGKHSLKKKPDLVIRS comes from the coding sequence ATGGAAAGAAGTTTAACGATGGAACTTGTCAGAGTCACAGAAGCTGCTGCGCTCGCTTCAGCACGCTGGATGGGAAGAGGCAAGAAAGAAGAAGCTGATGATGCAGCGACCACGGCAATGCGGGATGTGTTTGACACGGTACCGATGAAGGGAACGGTGGTTATCGGGGAAGGGGAAATGGATGAAGCTCCGATGCTGTATATCGGTGAAAAACTTGGAACTGGTTATGGTCCCCGGGTAGATGTCGCGGTTGACCCTCTTGAAGGAACCAATATTGTAGCTGCAGGAACGTGGAATGCACTCGCTGTGTTAGCGGTTGCTGATCACGGCAATTTGCTGCATGCACCTGACATGTACATGGACAAAATTGCGGTCGGACCGAAAGCGGTTGGCAAAATCGATATTAACGCTTCCGTTCATGATAATTTGAAGGCGGTTGCTGAAGCGAAAGGAAAAGAAATTGAAGACTGTGTGGCGGTCATATTAGACCGCAAGCGTCACGAATTGATTATAGAAGAAGTTCGTGCTGCAGGAGCTAGAATTAAGCTTATTTCAGATGGAGATGTGGCAGCGGCAATTAACACGGCCTTCGATGACACAGGCGTCGATATTTTATTTGGCTCTGGTGGTGCCCCTGAAGGTGTACTTGCGGCCGTTGCATTGAAATGTCTCGGTGGAGAAATACAGGGTAAACTTCTCCCTCAAAATGAAGAAGAGTTGAAGCGCTGTAACGAGATGGGAATTCATGATGTTTCACGCGTTCTTTACATGGAGGATCTTGTAAAAGGGGAAGATGCCATTTTTGCGGCAACTGGCGTGACAGATGGCGAATTATTAAAAGGCGTGAGATTCCAGGGGACTTCTGGTACGACCCAATCTGTTGTCATGCGCGCAAAGTCCGGTACTGTTCGCTTTATCGATGGAAAACACAGTTTAAAAAAGAAACCAGACCTTGTTATTCGTTCTTAA
- a CDS encoding response regulator gives MNEKILIVDDQYGIRILLNEIFQKEGYQTFQAANGVQALSIVKSEDPDLVILDMKIPGMDGLEILKRIKKMEARALVIIMTAYGELDMIHEAMDLGAITHFAKPFDIDEIRATVKKELASLS, from the coding sequence ATGAATGAAAAAATCTTAATCGTAGATGATCAATACGGTATACGCATCCTTCTTAACGAAATTTTTCAAAAAGAAGGCTATCAAACTTTCCAGGCAGCAAACGGCGTTCAAGCACTCTCAATCGTAAAAAGTGAGGATCCTGACTTAGTTATTCTCGATATGAAAATCCCAGGAATGGATGGGCTAGAGATTTTAAAACGAATCAAAAAAATGGAAGCAAGAGCGCTCGTTATCATCATGACGGCATACGGCGAATTGGACATGATCCATGAAGCGATGGACTTAGGGGCAATAACGCATTTTGCGAAGCCTTTTGACATCGATGAGATTCGAGCAACAGTCAAAAAAGAATTAGCATCGCTTTCATAA
- the fba gene encoding class II fructose-1,6-bisphosphate aldolase: MPLVSMKEMLEKGKAEGYAVGQFNLNNLEFTQAILQAAQEEQSPVILGVSEGAARYMGGFKTIVTIVEALMEEYKVTVPVAIHLDHGSSFEKCMQAINAGFTSVMIDGSHYPLDENIALTTKVVEAAHAVGVSVEAELGRIGGQEDDLIVDDAEAAYAIPEECERLINETGVDCFAPALGSVHGPYKGEPNLGFDRMETISKMTGVPLVLHGGTGIPTADVKKAIKFGHAKINVNTESQLSSAKAVRSVLEEKPDLYDPRKYMGPARDAIKETVIGKMREFGSSNKA, from the coding sequence ATGCCTTTAGTTTCTATGAAAGAAATGCTCGAAAAAGGTAAAGCAGAAGGCTACGCAGTTGGCCAATTTAACCTTAACAACCTTGAGTTCACTCAAGCGATCCTACAAGCTGCACAAGAAGAACAATCACCAGTTATCCTTGGTGTTTCTGAAGGTGCTGCTCGTTACATGGGCGGATTCAAAACAATTGTTACAATTGTAGAAGCGCTTATGGAAGAGTACAAGGTTACAGTACCAGTTGCGATTCACCTTGACCACGGTTCTAGCTTCGAGAAGTGTATGCAAGCGATCAACGCTGGATTTACTTCTGTTATGATCGATGGTTCTCACTACCCACTAGACGAAAACATCGCTCTTACTACAAAAGTAGTAGAAGCTGCACACGCAGTTGGTGTTTCTGTTGAAGCTGAGCTTGGACGCATTGGTGGACAAGAAGACGACCTAATCGTTGACGATGCAGAAGCTGCATACGCGATCCCTGAAGAGTGTGAGCGTCTAATCAACGAAACTGGTGTAGATTGCTTCGCGCCTGCACTTGGTTCTGTACACGGTCCTTACAAAGGTGAGCCTAACCTAGGATTCGACCGCATGGAAACAATCAGCAAAATGACTGGTGTTCCTCTCGTACTTCACGGTGGTACTGGTATTCCAACAGCTGACGTTAAAAAAGCGATCAAATTTGGACATGCTAAGATCAACGTTAACACTGAGAGCCAACTTTCTTCTGCTAAAGCAGTTCGTTCTGTACTTGAAGAAAAGCCAGATCTTTACGATCCTCGTAAATACATGGGACCTGCACGCGATGCAATTAAAGAAACAGTAATTGGCAAAATGCGTGAATTCGGTTCTTCAAACAAAGCATAA
- a CDS encoding thymidine kinase — MHVMKYSGWIEVVCGSMFSGKSEELIRRVRRATYAKQKVQVFKPKVDNRYSEESVVSHNGMSVIAVPVDHSQAILDRVAEDTDMVAVDEVQFFDEGIVDVAQQLADEGVRVIVAGLDQDFRGEAFGQVPKLLTVAESVTKLQAICVVCGSPASRTQRLIDGKPAHYEDPIILVGASESYEPRCRHCHKVPGKPTARDHQEQEITK, encoded by the coding sequence ATGCATGTTATGAAGTACAGCGGCTGGATTGAGGTTGTTTGCGGGAGTATGTTTTCCGGGAAGTCTGAAGAATTAATTCGTCGAGTAAGACGAGCGACTTATGCCAAACAAAAAGTTCAGGTGTTTAAACCAAAAGTGGATAACAGATATAGCGAAGAATCTGTTGTATCTCATAATGGAATGTCCGTCATCGCTGTTCCGGTTGATCATTCACAGGCGATCCTGGACCGCGTTGCAGAAGATACGGATATGGTTGCGGTTGATGAAGTGCAATTTTTTGATGAAGGCATTGTCGATGTGGCGCAACAGCTTGCGGATGAAGGTGTTCGTGTGATCGTTGCAGGACTGGATCAGGATTTTCGTGGTGAAGCTTTTGGACAGGTTCCAAAGCTTTTAACGGTTGCAGAATCGGTCACAAAACTTCAAGCGATCTGTGTCGTGTGTGGTTCACCAGCAAGTCGTACGCAGCGTCTTATTGATGGTAAGCCTGCTCATTACGAGGATCCGATCATCCTTGTCGGTGCCTCTGAGTCTTATGAACCGCGCTGTCGTCACTGTCATAAAGTGCCTGGGAAGCCAACGGCACGGGATCATCAAGAACAAGAAATCACAAAATAA
- a CDS encoding UDP-N-acetylglucosamine 1-carboxyvinyltransferase — MEKLMIAGGHRLSGTVQVSGAKNSAVALIPAAILADSTVTIDHLPNISDVGILRDLLEEIGGQAELNGNTLTVNPKDMIAMPLPNGKVKKLRASYYLMGAMLGRFNKAVIGLPGGCNLGPRPIDQHIKGFEALGAKVTNEQGAIYLRADELRGARIYLDVVSVGATINIMLAAVRAKGRTVIENAAKEPEIIDVATLLSSMGAKIKGAGTDVIRIDGVDELTGCYHSIIPDRIEAGTYMIMAAAMGDEVVIDNVISQHLESLIAKLREMGVQVETNEDQVFIRSPREGWKGVDLKTLVYPGFPTDLQQPFTSLLTNAEGSSIVTDTIYSARFKHIDELRRMGANVKVEGRSAIINGAVKLQGAKVRASDLRAGAALVVAGLMAEGVTEVSGLEHIDRGYERLVEKLSNLGARVWREKLDQEELKEVESS; from the coding sequence ATGGAAAAGTTGATGATCGCTGGAGGCCACCGTTTAAGTGGAACCGTTCAGGTGAGCGGGGCCAAGAATAGTGCGGTAGCATTAATCCCGGCGGCTATTCTAGCAGATTCCACTGTCACTATTGATCACTTGCCGAACATTTCTGACGTTGGGATTCTCCGTGATTTGCTTGAAGAAATCGGGGGACAAGCTGAGCTAAATGGAAATACATTAACTGTAAATCCTAAGGATATGATTGCGATGCCGCTGCCGAATGGCAAAGTAAAGAAGTTACGTGCTTCTTATTATTTAATGGGTGCGATGTTAGGTCGTTTTAACAAGGCGGTTATCGGACTTCCAGGCGGATGTAATCTTGGACCACGTCCGATTGATCAGCATATTAAAGGATTTGAAGCGCTTGGCGCAAAAGTTACGAATGAACAAGGTGCCATTTACCTTCGTGCAGATGAACTGAGAGGTGCTCGCATTTACCTTGATGTAGTAAGCGTTGGAGCGACAATTAACATTATGCTTGCAGCGGTTCGTGCGAAAGGTCGTACCGTGATTGAAAATGCAGCTAAAGAACCTGAAATCATTGATGTTGCCACACTTTTATCAAGTATGGGAGCAAAGATTAAAGGGGCTGGAACGGACGTTATTCGAATTGACGGCGTGGACGAGCTAACCGGCTGCTATCATTCCATTATTCCTGACCGCATTGAGGCGGGAACATATATGATCATGGCAGCTGCGATGGGTGATGAAGTTGTGATCGACAATGTTATTTCTCAGCACTTAGAATCGCTTATTGCGAAACTCCGTGAGATGGGCGTACAAGTCGAGACGAATGAAGACCAAGTTTTTATTCGTTCGCCGCGTGAAGGTTGGAAAGGCGTTGATCTTAAAACCCTTGTTTATCCAGGATTCCCAACCGATCTTCAGCAGCCATTTACTTCGCTCTTAACGAATGCTGAAGGTAGCAGTATTGTAACCGATACGATATATAGTGCAAGATTCAAACACATCGATGAACTACGTCGAATGGGTGCGAACGTTAAGGTTGAAGGACGTTCTGCCATAATTAATGGCGCTGTGAAGCTCCAGGGAGCAAAGGTGCGCGCTTCAGATCTACGTGCTGGTGCAGCCCTTGTTGTTGCTGGCCTAATGGCTGAAGGCGTAACGGAAGTCTCAGGACTGGAGCACATTGATCGTGGCTATGAGCGACTCGTTGAGAAGCTTAGCAATCTTGGTGCGCGGGTTTGGCGTGAGAAATTAGATCAAGAAGAGCTGAAAGAAGTCGAAAGTTCTTAA
- the fsa gene encoding fructose-6-phosphate aldolase: MKIFIDSANLTDIKEAHDMGIVSGVTTNPSLVMKEKVNFHDRLREITSLVAGSVSAEVVSTTAEEMIEEGKQLAEIAPNITVKVPMNREGMKAVKAFSEAGIKTNVTLVFSANQALLAARAGASYVSPFLGRLDDIGQNGLDLISEISELFAVHGIETEIIAASIRHPMHVTEAALRGADIGTMPLKVVLQMLEHPLTDKGIDQFLTDWEEAKKANE, from the coding sequence ATGAAAATTTTCATAGATTCCGCTAACTTAACTGACATCAAAGAAGCACATGATATGGGTATCGTTTCAGGTGTAACAACGAATCCGTCCCTTGTTATGAAAGAAAAAGTGAATTTTCACGATCGTCTTCGTGAAATTACTAGCCTTGTAGCTGGATCGGTTAGTGCTGAAGTGGTTTCCACTACAGCTGAGGAAATGATTGAAGAAGGCAAACAGCTTGCTGAAATCGCTCCAAACATTACAGTGAAAGTGCCGATGAACCGTGAAGGAATGAAAGCTGTTAAAGCATTCTCTGAAGCTGGTATTAAAACAAACGTAACGCTCGTTTTCTCTGCGAACCAGGCATTGCTTGCGGCGCGAGCTGGCGCTTCTTACGTCTCACCATTCCTTGGTCGTCTTGATGATATCGGTCAAAATGGTCTTGATCTTATCTCTGAAATCTCTGAACTGTTCGCGGTGCATGGCATCGAAACTGAAATCATTGCTGCATCGATTCGTCATCCTATGCACGTAACAGAAGCTGCCCTACGCGGAGCTGACATCGGCACAATGCCATTGAAAGTCGTGCTTCAAATGCTTGAGCACCCGCTAACAGACAAAGGAATCGATCAATTCCTTACTGATTGGGAAGAAGCGAAAAAAGCAAACGAATAA
- a CDS encoding CoA-disulfide reductase, whose translation MKFVIIGGDAAGMSAAMQIIRNDEEAEVVTLEKGNIYSYGQCGLPYVISGKIESTEKLIARSVDTFREKYGIDARVYHEVTNVDTDKKIVKGINLKTGEHFTEKYDKLLIATGVSPVKPNWEGIDLNGIHTLKTIPDAEKVINDLDDSVKNVAVIGGGYIGLEMAETFRELGKNVRIIELGPHLASIFDEDMAKMIHDEAERNEVAVHTNEGVQSFKGEKRVKKIVTDKGEYDADLVLVSVGVKPNTGFLKECGLHTAFNGAIQVNRYMQTSKEDIYAAGDCATHYHRVKERDDFVPLGTTANKQGRIAGQNMIGQPNTFKGIVGTSVIKFFDLTLGRTGLSTSEAEELNLPFASCSTEATDIAGYYPEARELCVKIIFRDDNERILGGQFIGKYGVDKRVDVLATALYHQMTLHDIEDLDLAYAPPYNSVWDPLQQAARRAQH comes from the coding sequence ATGAAATTTGTCATTATTGGCGGCGATGCAGCTGGTATGAGTGCAGCGATGCAAATTATTCGAAATGATGAGGAAGCTGAAGTCGTGACGCTTGAGAAGGGGAATATCTACTCTTATGGGCAATGCGGCCTCCCTTATGTCATTAGTGGAAAAATTGAATCCACTGAAAAGCTTATCGCTAGATCCGTGGATACGTTTCGAGAGAAGTATGGCATCGATGCTCGTGTGTATCATGAAGTAACAAACGTGGATACCGATAAAAAAATCGTAAAAGGAATTAATTTAAAGACCGGCGAACATTTTACCGAAAAATACGATAAGCTGCTGATCGCGACTGGAGTTAGTCCTGTGAAACCAAATTGGGAAGGAATCGATCTTAACGGAATACATACATTAAAAACGATTCCGGATGCTGAGAAGGTGATCAATGATCTGGATGACTCAGTTAAAAACGTTGCGGTCATTGGAGGCGGCTATATCGGGCTTGAAATGGCCGAGACGTTCCGTGAACTTGGTAAAAATGTGCGCATTATTGAACTAGGGCCACACCTAGCCAGCATTTTTGATGAAGACATGGCGAAGATGATTCATGACGAGGCAGAGCGAAACGAAGTTGCCGTTCATACAAACGAAGGCGTGCAATCTTTTAAAGGTGAAAAGCGCGTTAAAAAGATAGTAACAGATAAAGGAGAATATGATGCAGATCTCGTTCTCGTTTCTGTTGGAGTAAAGCCTAATACAGGTTTCCTTAAGGAGTGCGGGCTACACACCGCTTTTAACGGGGCAATACAGGTGAACCGCTACATGCAAACGAGCAAAGAGGACATCTATGCCGCTGGAGACTGCGCGACACATTACCATCGTGTGAAAGAACGGGATGACTTTGTTCCTCTTGGGACGACAGCAAATAAACAGGGACGTATTGCAGGACAGAATATGATCGGACAGCCGAACACATTTAAAGGAATTGTCGGTACATCTGTCATTAAATTCTTTGACTTAACGCTTGGTCGAACAGGGCTTTCAACAAGTGAAGCAGAAGAACTAAACTTGCCTTTCGCTAGCTGTTCTACTGAAGCGACAGATATTGCTGGATACTATCCTGAAGCACGAGAGCTTTGCGTCAAAATCATTTTCCGAGATGATAACGAGCGCATCCTTGGTGGACAGTTTATCGGAAAATATGGCGTGGATAAGCGGGTAGACGTACTTGCGACTGCTCTTTATCACCAAATGACGCTTCATGACATCGAGGATCTGGACCTCGCCTATGCTCCACCTTACAACAGCGTTTGGGATCCGTTGCAACAAGCAGCAAGACGAGCGCAGCATTAA
- the rho gene encoding transcription termination factor Rho, with translation MAVNISELEQMTLKELYEQARLYKVSYYSKLNKRELVFAILKAQAEQSGLLFMEGILEIISSEGFGFLRPINYSPSAEDIYISASQIRRFDLRNGDRVSGKVRPPKENERYYGLLHVAAVNGEDPDSSKERVHFPALTPLYPEKRMNFENKSGNLSTRIIDMISPVGFGQRGLIVAPPKAGKTMLLKEIANSITTNHPETELIVLLIDERPEEVTDIERSVDGDVVHSTFDETPDNHIKVAELVLERAMRLVEHKKDVVILLDSITRLARAYNLVIPPSGRTLSGGIDPAAFHRPKRFFGAARNIEEGGSLTILATALVETGSRMDDVIYEEFKGTGNMELHLDRRLAERRVFPAIDIRRSGTRKEELLLPKEQLEMLWTIRKSMDDSFEFVDNFLKRLKKTKENREFFDLFEKEKSGSSR, from the coding sequence ATGGCAGTAAATATATCAGAATTAGAACAAATGACATTAAAAGAGCTTTATGAACAGGCTAGATTATACAAAGTCTCTTACTATAGTAAGTTAAACAAACGAGAGCTAGTTTTCGCTATTTTAAAAGCCCAGGCAGAGCAATCAGGACTTCTATTCATGGAAGGGATTCTTGAAATTATTTCGTCTGAAGGATTTGGCTTCCTTCGACCGATTAACTACTCGCCAAGCGCAGAAGACATTTATATCTCGGCATCTCAAATTCGCAGATTTGACCTTCGTAACGGGGATCGCGTTTCTGGGAAAGTACGCCCTCCAAAAGAAAATGAACGCTACTACGGTCTTTTGCACGTAGCGGCCGTGAACGGAGAGGACCCTGATTCTTCAAAAGAACGCGTCCATTTTCCAGCGCTAACACCGCTTTATCCAGAGAAGCGCATGAATTTCGAAAACAAATCAGGCAATCTGTCTACACGAATCATCGACATGATTTCACCAGTTGGGTTTGGGCAGCGTGGACTAATTGTAGCGCCACCTAAAGCTGGTAAAACGATGCTTTTGAAGGAAATTGCCAATAGCATTACAACGAACCATCCTGAAACGGAATTAATCGTTCTCCTCATTGACGAGCGTCCTGAGGAAGTGACGGATATTGAGCGTTCCGTTGATGGCGATGTGGTTCATTCAACGTTTGATGAAACGCCAGATAATCATATTAAAGTAGCTGAGCTTGTGCTCGAACGTGCGATGCGATTGGTTGAGCATAAGAAAGATGTTGTCATTCTTTTGGATAGTATTACACGTCTTGCTCGTGCCTATAACCTCGTCATCCCACCAAGTGGACGTACCCTTTCCGGTGGTATTGATCCCGCAGCCTTCCATCGTCCAAAACGATTCTTTGGTGCGGCGCGTAACATTGAAGAAGGCGGAAGCTTGACGATTTTAGCAACAGCGCTAGTTGAGACAGGTTCGCGCATGGATGACGTGATTTATGAAGAATTTAAAGGAACGGGTAACATGGAGCTTCATCTTGATCGTCGTCTCGCAGAACGCCGCGTCTTCCCTGCGATTGATATTCGTCGCTCTGGTACACGTAAAGAAGAGTTGCTTCTTCCGAAAGAACAGCTTGAAATGCTTTGGACGATTCGTAAGAGCATGGATGACTCCTTTGAATTCGTGGATAATTTCTTAAAACGTCTTAAGAAAACGAAAGAAAATCGTGAGTTTTTCGACCTGTTTGAGAAAGAAAAAAGCGGTTCTTCCAGGTAA
- a CDS encoding DUF2529 family protein has protein sequence MLKIFTTQLMGKFKGIQDQHEMIIEDISRLFAQIITGGGTVYFYGENELQGAALEAVYGSEKLPSSAILHDPADLTENDCVLLFSRLSEDKAAAKHAETFKATGATVVGISATRKEADPILEQNTDFHINTGLTTGLVPNDEGERIGYPALLTSLYVYHALYLTTREILEEHGYEF, from the coding sequence ATGCTTAAGATTTTTACGACTCAACTAATGGGTAAGTTTAAGGGAATTCAGGATCAACATGAGATGATAATTGAAGATATTTCACGCTTGTTTGCTCAAATTATTACAGGCGGTGGTACGGTTTATTTCTATGGAGAAAACGAGCTTCAGGGAGCTGCTCTCGAAGCAGTATATGGCTCTGAAAAGCTTCCCTCAAGTGCGATTCTTCATGATCCTGCCGATTTAACTGAGAATGATTGTGTGCTTTTATTTTCAAGGCTTAGTGAAGACAAAGCGGCCGCCAAGCATGCCGAAACGTTTAAAGCGACTGGTGCAACGGTCGTCGGTATTTCCGCTACGCGAAAAGAAGCCGATCCCATCCTTGAGCAAAACACCGATTTTCATATTAACACCGGATTAACGACCGGTCTTGTTCCAAATGACGAAGGAGAACGCATTGGTTATCCGGCCTTACTTACTTCGTTATATGTTTACCATGCTCTCTATTTAACCACTCGGGAAATACTAGAAGAACACGGCTACGAATTTTAA